The following nucleotide sequence is from Zingiber officinale cultivar Zhangliang chromosome 10A, Zo_v1.1, whole genome shotgun sequence.
tcggccgatcgattggggtttctgatttcgtaccaccagtctgatttcagcactgtttcgtgccaaactcacacaCACAAGTTCTAACATGACCATAAACATCCCAATAACACTAACTAACATTCTAAGCAGGAATACAAACAATATAaccaggtctttcatgattcatagcattaaaataactgaaataaggaaagtaacaacttaataaaatgctaaagtttcagatttatttctagtttctccaaggtctttattccaagttccatccacacacatcttcatcgcattgccctccagcctctgctagtccatctttcctttacctttatctgcagtataaggaaagagtatctgtaagctttatgcttagtaagaaaccatctacctcacaaaacatgcatacgatgcaatttatgctttgaaaacatgctattgaaatatatgtatactgaatatgctaagcatggcatggcatacaacacatagaaatcgaactaatcatggcaataaagctaatcataactatcacattgtatcaataggaaaactaATCTGATAcagaaagctgagctaagctaatgctagactaatgctgaggctatactgcattcacataacaatattgtgagagtttgaaaactatatataataagtgaaaatacataatcatgctgctatttgggcccgacaactgtacttactgtgcgggcatccctaactaaactcggggttgcaaattccgaatctagtagggtttactaggttagctgaacctagggacaactatgggagcccaacccaatggatatctaatccagtacagtgccactgagaaaataaaatactgaacataagctaataattcttgtcttgcttttactaggttgtctaaacccagaactaggttatctaaacctagaggcgactgtaggagctcacccattggacatctagtcttgtAAAagttgaagcaagactaaataagctgtaaaaaatgcttctattgcatttctctaagctaataaaatgcctaagttgcattttaaccggGCTagcaatttaatcgaacacttggtatgcgctgaTTCGCATCCCTGGTgccaaaaatctacatactactaaactgaagcataaaattcatacggaagctacttatactgcaggtgaggggtttcttacctcttgcgctagttttcttacgaatctagtcgctagttttccggtggagacgatcttctcgacgattctcttacgtctacgtgttcctctcgcggagagaagcgtcctcgtgtcggagtcgtcgccggaaggtgctcctagagcccttagggcttggtgcgccgagagaggaagaggagggaggggCAGCGTGatgttagggtgaggaggagaaaagtcacgaataaaatctaataactcctcttttaatttcctatttatattaagtggttaaattaacccaactccaatataaatataattgtttcccttccctttcagcacggccctgctgggttcacttggttactagagtccgttataagtcgtaggatccaataggtctcgggttcaaaaccCGCGTTGGCCATTTACGactccatttatttttgctacttccgctactctaaaaattccctaaaaatattctaaaattccagaaaaatcatagaatatttctaaaaatcattttgagaattttcgggcgttacatttaaactccttgcaacatcaggaattcacaggaactgaaatgggtgtaatctgaggtctctaggtccatcagtggatttcggttaaaacccactaatggacctagagagctctgattacactcatttcaatttctgtggattcctgatgttgcaaggagttcaaatatgctatccattatttattttgacttttagaatgtgttaaaatataataagaaagaatcaacaaaaaggctccacgttaggcttgatatgaatcatatcaggcccacgttgggcttgatatgattccataccaggcccaatgtgggcctgatatgaaatttttttgctgattctttcttcttatattttaacatattctaaaagtcaaaataaacaatggataacatatttgaactccttgcaacaccaggaatccatagaaactgaaatgggtgcaatcggagctctctaggtccatcagtggattttgaccaaaatccactgatggacctagagagctccaattgcacttatttcaattcctgtggatttttgagattacaaggagttcaaatttgttattcatagtttattttagcgtctctaaatgtattaaaatgttatcaaaaaattaactaaatcttaaatgtcgttgatgaaagaggagataggaaagaaaagagggagaaaagaaaaacgacaaaaaaaagagtttgatttgtcagaagaataaaaagggaagtgcacttgaaaaagtgcgtcctttggtaaataccaaagtaacatacgtcttttgaaaaatatttttcttaaaaaatattttaaatcttaaaaaaaaactaagtttttttaaaatggaATCTTATTAGCTTTGAAAATTGAAGTTTAACTTGGTTTTTAAAATTAggatttgaaaattggattttacaaACTTTTAGAAATTGAATTTTccaaagttaattttgaaaattggattttacttagttttgaaaattgaattttacgaacttaagtttgaaaattgagtttatccacttagtgttgaaatttggattttataaacttgaCCTTGACAATCTTActttttataaaatcagtatactTGAAAATTAGTCTTTATGTTCGAAAAGTGTTTTAAATTTACAAGCCAGAAAATAAGGTTAATTTTGCAAAGTTTATATTCAAAAATTACTCTAAAGTTTACAAAGTCATCTTTCTAAATTATCTTTCTAAACTTaactattttgaaaaagaatttttaaaacaaaattttcaaaacttttctatATTAGACTCCCCCAAGTCGATCTGACcttaattcaaattttttattgcACTGTCTTTTACTTCTTTAATcacttatttttatatatgttCTGTGttatttttatgaatgtcaaagggggagggttaggtggtttaagttagttaaacaacaaaATACCACAAATAAAACAAGAGTAACTTAAAAAAACCTTATAATTGCTTGTTTTAATTGCAtattttttttcactaacttaactcaggttgtcattacatcaaaaagggagagattgttagtgcgggtAGTACTAACGGACTAACTCAAGTTTcgatgaatgataaagtaggttaagttagtttcattgtaatctaacactatgaccgagtgtgcagaagaagcccagctaggtcgacgggccgactggaaagctggcacgaagctcagctaggtcgactggtcgaccggatagctggcacgaagtccagacaggtcgacggactgactggatgtctggcacgaagtccagctaggtcgatgagctAACCTGATAGCTGGctcgaagtccagacgggtcgaagggctgaccggacatctggcaagtaagttaaggtaagtcactggaggggagtgactatgaggacgcgttcccgggaagggaacattaggcgtcgatccaactagatccatttcgaaaatctaagttgagatcgtgactagattttggtctcgaggagacagaatctaattactgttTTTTTTACTATTATAAATGTacaatgctaacactttgttttgcaggatagttttgcattttgcctcggactaatattTTTTGCAGGTTGTTGGAAAACAAAGGTTCGGGCacccgaaagggatccaggcgcccggaatgcaaagtTTATCCTCGTCGtcgcttcgccacgtggagcttcatggttggctgggctacgtcacactccaagtgtccagaagggatccgggcgcccggggcctcctatataaggaggatgcaccctggagcaaGGATAATCTGACAACAAAGCCTTCTAAAGCTTGTTCTGTcgtgctgtgctcctgcgacgctgaagCTTCTCCAATACCGTGCTATTTTCTTTCATTCTTAATTATTGTCAGTATTTAATCTTCttaagcattcctgtactttcaatttgtaaaaacttatttgaattcctagtggattgtccaacgaaagcactcgacgagtgcgggccttggagtaggagtcgaccaaggctccgaaccaagtaaaaaattacttgtattAGCATTGTTCTAATTTCGATTTTTTTGCTGCGTACTTGATCTTCTTTTCGAATTTTTCCCCCCTCAATCGACTTTTACGATCCAACAATAGGAACTCATACAAActtatttcatgtcattccgagccCTCTAGGTACGTCAATTGGCTTCAGaaagtttatttttataaaaaaaaattgatttttgcgaTGAATCCTAAATTTGTCGCAAAATTTGCGACGAATCCATTATTAGTCGCAGAATTTGTGTCAAATCCATTTTTCGTCGCAAAAATGAATTTTGTGACGAATAATATTTTGTTGGTAATTTACAACGAAAATATTTTTGTCACAAAATTTATTGCTAAACTACGATAATTTAGTTTTTTGTCGTAAATTTACGATGAATATTTTTTGTCGCAAATATTTGTcgctaaattataattttttttgtagGGATATGAATGGAAGTAAATCAGGGTATCAACTAAATTGACTAAGGGGTgagaaggatttttttttttttttttttttttttttttttgatgattaGTCATGCTATACATAAAAAAAAGTGCATACTCTGCCTCTAGAATGTATAATTTGTATTATATATTAAGAGGGGTAGTAGTTTATGTAAAATGTGCATTTTCTCAAGAAACGTACACTAATCTTGAAATGAATCTGAGTCAACTCGGGATGTTAATGGCCACCACCATTGGCAAAATGATTTTGGCATCACATCTTCATCGACATCATCGCTATCATCATCATCACCACGaaacgaagaaagaaaaaaaggaaaacccTATCATGGATCAATTTCTAGTTGCGTTGCATAATTTTCTCCAATGGAAAGATCATCCTGGAAGTAGATCAATTTTGTTTTTCATCTTCGAACACTAACTTTCTAACGAATTCTGGTAACTACCAACGATGAGATTGCGATCCTCACCTCCTTAACGAACTCCCATCAACTCTGGTAACTAACTCTCTCAGCAAAATTCACTCATTGGTGGAGGCCGCGACCTGCAGTAACAGAGGCCATGAGCTTGCGACAGCTGCCATGACCAAAATTCCACTGTTTTTTTTTCCCTCCTGCTTCTTTCTTTTCCTCCACGGTCCGCGTTTTTTCTTGCTGGTTTTCATAAATTAATTGTCTTTTCAGGAGGTTTAATGTGGTCCATTGTCAAAGGTCTCCCTAACTATGAAATGGATACAATTTGAATCAAATTTCATATTTTACCTCTCCACCCctgtttattatatttatttttatctctATCCTCATCCCTATTCCATTCccatcaaattttcaattttcatctTTTAGGAGATCGAATATTTATTCTCATACTCATATTCGTATTAAAGGTTAAAATATTctctatattaataatttttttatttcatctCATTATTATcctttaataaaaatatattaaaattaatatcatattatatatatatatatatatatgagtaaATCTTGctggccagaatctggccagctagaaatcCCTATCTCCCAATTAAAATGCATGCATggacatgcatataattaatgtgaccatatgaaattactaaaatacccatgcatatgcatgcatgcatatattctagctggccagattctggccgTTTAGCAataccctatatatatatatagggtaaTGCTAAATAACCAGAATCTGACCAGCTAGAATCAATACATGTAAGTGTACACATgtatattttagtaatatcatctgtgtacattaattacatgcatgtacatgcTTGCATTCTAATTGAAGGATAAAAAATTCTAACTGGTCAGATTCTGACCAACAAGAATTatcgaaatatatatatatatatatatatacagaaatgaTATGCTGCGGACCAAAGTCGAACGGACTGCTGCGGacatgcttcctgatcggtcaccagaccgatcaggaggttccctgatcggtctggtgaccgatcaggaaggtaAGTCCGCAGCGGTTCGCATGATTTTGATCCGCAGCATATtatttctgtatatatatatatatatatatatatatataatttaattatattcaatatcgtatatatatatatataatttaattatattcaaTATCGCAGGGTCACAGGCACTTCCGCTTTAGGCAGTAAAACTGCtgaaggaagaagcagcagcCGGAGAGCGAACGATGAAAGCAAATGCCAGGAAGGACGGAAATGGAGGAGCAGGAAACGGCGGAGCTTCACCGCCGGTTACTCTCCTCCCCTGCTTCGATGTGAAGGCCTTCGTCGCCGTTCTCGTCGTCCTTACCCTCGTAATGGCCATGTGGCAGCTGCATCCCTACGAATCTCTGCTCAGCTCTCGCTCCGTCGCCTGCCCTCTcccggccgccgccgccgcggcCACCGCCCGCCTCCACAAATCGGCGATCTCCTTGCCTCTCGATTCCTCTTCCAACTCCACCGCCTTCGCGGGTCCGCCCCCAAAATCCAATCTTTTGGATCTGCCTCTGCGAGCTCCGCCGAGGGATCCCGACAAGCGCGTTTTCCAGGCGTACGGCAGCGCCGCCGCCCTCTTCGTCCTCATGGGCGCTTACCGCGGCGGTCCCACCACCTTCGCCGTCGTCGGCCTGGCCTCTAAGCCCACCCATGTCTACGACACCCCCTGGTTCAAATGCGAGTGGGTGCCCAACGCGAACGCCTCCGCCGCCGCCTCCTCGCCGCGGCCCATCCGCGCGAAGGCATACAAAATGCTCCCCGATTGGGGCTACGGCCGCGTCTACACCGTCGTCGTCGTCAACTGCACCTTCCCCTTCAACCCCAACTCCGACAACGCCGGCGGAAAGCTCCTCCTCCACGCCTACTACTCCGCAAAGTCCCGGCGGTACGAGAAGCTGGTGGCTTTGGAGGAGTCGCCGGGCTCCTACGATGAGGCCTTCTTCCGGCCACCGTTCAAGTACGAGTACCTCTACTGCGGCTCCTCCCTCTACGGCAACCTGAGCGCCAGCCGCATCAGGGAGTGGATGGCCTACCACACCCACTTCTTCGGCCCCAGCTCCCACTTCGTCTTCCACGACGCCGGTGGCGTCTCCCCGGAGGTGCGTGCGGTGCTGCAACCGTGGGTGACAGCCGGCCGTGCGACGATTCAGGACATCCGTGCGCAGGCGGAGTACGACGGCTACTACTACAACCAGTTCCTGGTGGTGAACGATTGCTTGCACCGGTACCGGCACGCCGCCAATTGGACCTTCTTCTTCGACGTGGACGAGTACATTCACCTGCCGGACGGAAGGCCGCTCGAAGCCGTGCTGCACAACCTCTCCGACTACACTCAGTTCACCATCGAACAGAATCCCATGTCGAGCAAGCTCTGTGTGCTCGACCAAAGTAAAAACTACTCCCAGTGAGTCCTCCAAACTTCATCTTATCGATTCATTTGTCAAGAGAAGTAGGATTTTTATCATTTTGTGGCATTCAGGGAGTGGGGATTCGAGAAGCTAGTCTTCCGGAACTCGATCACCGGAATCAGGAGAGACCGGAAATACGCCATTCGAGCGAAGAATGCATATGCCACCGGCGTCCACATGTCGGAGAATGTCATCGGCAAGACCACCCACGACACAGAGGACATGATCCGGTACTACCACTACCACAATTCCATCAACACAATAGGCGAACCATGTCGGGAATTTGTTCCGATGCCACCGCCGGGGAACGTGACATGGTTCGAGAAGATCCCGTATGTTTACGACGACAACATGAAGCGTCTCGCCGGGACCATCAAGGACTTTGAGAAGCAAACCATTAATGCAACCATTTGACAGTATAACCATGTACAGGACATGCCATTCTTTGGGGGTATCAGTATCACAATCTTCTTCTTTAAGCTTCTTCTTCCATCATGGAAGTGTGATCTTTTCCTCCCCCTCACATCATCTTTCTTTCAGTTAAATCTTTGGTCAGATTGATAAGTTCTTTCTTATGTCAATTGTTAAGTTGGTACTCAGATGGTAGAATTGTATTACGAGAGCAAAGTTCAAATCTCTTGAAATTCATTTTATTAGAGAATAAGTTCATCCTACTTAGAAGACAAGGTCTTGGGGTGGGGCATTTGGGATGAGCTTTATCAACTTTTGCATCACTAGAATAAAGAGTTGCCTGTTTTGACCACTTTGGCAAAGAGGTGACGAACAGCAAAGCGAAACCCTAAGCCCGACAAACGAATCCTGTGCTCTGGTGCTAAATCGTTGGTATTTTTCATTCTCAGGTTGGTTTGGGGTGGCATGTGAGCACGGTGGCTGCAATGATTGGAGACAAATGATGAACAATTGGGACCAtccaattcaaaaaaaaaaaaaaaaaaaaaaaaaaaaaaaaatgataatcccaattAACTTCATTGACTATATAGAATGACCAGTCCGGTTCCATGGAAATTTCTCACCGATCACGTGGATAAATTAGGAAGCGCACGCGGCAGCCAACCCAGATGCCCAGCATTCTTTGATTGCGCTCCTTATTTGAaggaaaattcctacaaatacatCGTAGTTGGGGATCGAACCATGGGTACCTGGGTGATAATCTGTATGTCCTATTGCGGCACCATGTCCCGGGGACGGGACCATCCAATTCAAGAATCCCTTGATGGAGGTTTCTTAATCATAAATTCTAAAATAAGTTCTAGCAATTTATgaattagaaaagaaaaatatgtaCATGATCTAGTTAACATCAAAATTTTACAACataaattaaaacaaataataaGACAACAGATCCGAATGCAGCGGATTTGCCACCATCTCAACGTTCCCCATGAAATTCTAATcctgagaagaagaaaaaacaaaaggcAGATCTTCCGTAGCTATTGAGATGAGAGCGTCGTACTCTCCTCATCAATAGAAAGCAGAGAGATCTCAAATTACCTAATTCTACGATGGTCATACCCTATATATATATCGTAGGTGTGATTCTATTATTAGTTCGGGTCAAATGAGTTCTACACATAAATCCATTCCAATAACACTTAATTTACACATAAAATTAACATCAATTAAATCACTTAATGAGTTTGTCCGTAATGATATAAATGCATGTGTTACAAATAACATCTAAATCCACCGAATAACAAGATTAAATCGAATATCTCcaccaactttttttttttttttttttttttgacatggAATTATATTACCAAAGAATTGAATGAGATGATTAGTTTTAGGGAACAAAATATAATAAACTTATAAGAAGGTTTTGAGTAATGATTAGTGAAATGAGGACAAAAAAATACAAATTGCAGTATTTGAGATCAAAGGAAATAGTTAGTCTAGTTTCACGACAATTTGATAAAGAGTTCTTTAAGTTTATGAAAAGATATAAAACATGGATATGTTTAGCTCATCGTATAGTCCATACAAGTTTCATTAACAAAAAAGGATAACATTGATTCAGACTCTTAACTATGAGAAGTAAACACAAAGCTCTGAAAACATACAGTTAGTTTTTCTCAATATACCTTTCGCATATAGGCATAGCATATGTAGCGGGGAAAGCTAGTCGAGCTGGAGAAGAAGAGCACGCGTTGTTGCCGCTGCCATTTCATCGGCACAAACACGTGCCCTGCTTCTCCAGCTCGGCAGCAGCTTGCCCGGTCCCCTTCGTTCCCTTTCGATAAGATTATGTTGCAGGGTGACACTGCATTTATATGATCAAAACATTGAGTCTGAATTTATAGGCTACCTAAAAGGATATGGTCGACAAGAATAGCAATGGAGCATGGATATCTACCTTACTAACCACCTCCACTGACTGTTTGATCAATGGCAGACCACCCACCATGGTTTGCTACAAATGTCAGATTAAGGAAAATCCTTTCTAATTCAATCACTAACTATAAGATTTGTCGAATAATTATTTACAAAAGCTAATGACAAGAGATCGTGGATAGTCAGTTAAGAACTGACCGAACAAAATCTAAGGCAAAGGTAtcatatctctttttttttttcaccatGTGATCTGGCTTTTGTAAATGCCCATCAAGCATACTATCCTCTCTAAGAGCCCCGAAATGCCCTTTCGGTTCAAAATTTGGTCGTTCGATCGACCTCCTACTTGTGGCTCTTGTGTGATTTGAAATTGTGTTTCAAAGAGTATGTGATGTGAAAATTTATGATAGTTGTCGTTAGGATCTAATAAGCCACTCCTACAAAGGTTTCACTAAATCATACCTATCGCGCAAGAGGTAATGAGGTAAATCTTCTATCATATCATCTGAAATGCTTATCAGATGAAATTTCCTCTCCATGCGATAATGAAATTTATGCAAACTAAAGAATAGATACCAAAAGCTTGAGTTGAAGCATTCAACCTTATCCAAATCTATGAGATATTTGAACCTTACTAGCACAATAATAGAGGACTAAAAGAATATATATTCAAGAAACCTCTTGAGCTCAAAACTCTCCAAGAATGTATTCTAATCGATTGATCAAACAAAAGTAGTTTTTCACAACCAACACTAATTGAGCAATTGATTGTAATTCTCTctaatcaattaattttttttctagaaaaccaaacaatttttaaaatcaacaagCTGAAAAAAAGTACTACGAATAAAAGACAGATTTGAAAGCAATTCTTATAATAGACTtttgcaaaataaaataaaaggaaaaagcgCAAAAACCATCTAATTTTTTCCAAACAAGGATTGCAAAAGGGTTTTTTGTCCCAACTACGAATACATATTGGGAATTTGCTAAAATAAATAACAACAGAAGTTAATCGAGCACAGTTTAAGCAACCAGATTGCTATTAAGTTTGCACAAGTAACAcagattcatcaaaagtaaaaataagttttaacttTGAAGTTTAAACTACTTCACGCACGTACAATAACACCAAACACAAATAGTTAGTTCTGAATCATGGAAACCTGGTTCAAAGATTCGTTTTGTAGGAAGATAACATGAAGACGACCATCTAAGTATCTGTACAGAGTCCAAATCTG
It contains:
- the LOC122026285 gene encoding galactan beta-1,4-galactosyltransferase GALS1-like, whose product is MKANARKDGNGGAGNGGASPPVTLLPCFDVKAFVAVLVVLTLVMAMWQLHPYESLLSSRSVACPLPAAAAAATARLHKSAISLPLDSSSNSTAFAGPPPKSNLLDLPLRAPPRDPDKRVFQAYGSAAALFVLMGAYRGGPTTFAVVGLASKPTHVYDTPWFKCEWVPNANASAAASSPRPIRAKAYKMLPDWGYGRVYTVVVVNCTFPFNPNSDNAGGKLLLHAYYSAKSRRYEKLVALEESPGSYDEAFFRPPFKYEYLYCGSSLYGNLSASRIREWMAYHTHFFGPSSHFVFHDAGGVSPEVRAVLQPWVTAGRATIQDIRAQAEYDGYYYNQFLVVNDCLHRYRHAANWTFFFDVDEYIHLPDGRPLEAVLHNLSDYTQFTIEQNPMSSKLCVLDQSKNYSQEWGFEKLVFRNSITGIRRDRKYAIRAKNAYATGVHMSENVIGKTTHDTEDMIRYYHYHNSINTIGEPCREFVPMPPPGNVTWFEKIPYVYDDNMKRLAGTIKDFEKQTINATI